GAAGGCaaacaatatttatgatacattattttaacagaaatCATTATTATGGAAGATCAAGTTGAAGATATTGAATTAAGGTCAGCAACTGTACGCCGAAACCTGACTATCAAAAATAATGTAGCTCGTCAAGTTGCCATCAACTTCATGCCTTCGCGCCAAGCACCATATAGtaagtataaattaaatatagatttacaaataaatagttGGCACTGTGTAAGATACATCTTTCAACTGTACTTCCTATACACTACTTGAGAATTAATAAAGATCAAAAGGGCAAATTAAAGGCTGGAATGaatggtataaaaataaaaaaaggatttcAACAATTTTAACAGAACCAAGACCAAAATCTCCTAACTTAATTGTAATGCCTGAGATGGTATGATTCAGTCTGAACTTTGGTACTGATGAGATAACAAGGTCTAATGAAGTTAATAGAATGCTTATTTTTTCTCTTATAATTGTAGTTGTGGTTGTCCAGTTAACATTGTggtaaattacaaaatgttttctCCAAGTACAAGCAAATTAAATGGAGGTATGGTTAACTATTCTTCACActagtaaaaaattacttattggacaaaaataataattttcaaataaaatcatttccTCTGCTAATCCTTTGATACTAGGAAACAAACCTATGTTTGAGGCATAGTTCTAGGAATTTTAACTGTATGGTGCAATTACTATATTTGTTCAGCAATTAAATATCTGATTAGTTTATAATTGATATCTATAAATGTTATGCTTCCATGACAGGCCACAaatctttttaggttttatattcatttagtAAAACTAATGATTAAGTCTGAGTAAAACTATTACTGTATTGTATAGATTttcaaattaatgtttatttttttgtattatcaaGATACATTACGCTTGAGGAGAGTGAACAGTGAGAACAATGCACTATTAGATGCAGTGGCATCTGATACCCCAGATGCGGCTAATAAACAAGCAGATATCATTGTGCGGGAGATGGAACTACATACTCATTTAATGCAAGATGATCCTGTGTCTGAGGAACTTAGAAGGTAccattaatttgaaaaattctaatgattaaaacaatttttacctatatatGTTCCTAGTGttcattactattattatttatgtgtttgtgagtgcaatatttaaaatgggCATTGTTATAAAGTTCATTCAATGTGTGGAAATGTATCTCTAGCCTTGCTAGGCATTCAGTCATTCCCatactaattttaaacatCACATCActgtttgttaaattttatatttttatctaatcaGTCTTCAGCTTCTTGACTACTGTCATTCTCTCTCTTGTCTCACTAGtgtaatacataattacaaaaacataatttataaaaaagatttagtatattttcttatataagtATAAGTCTTAATGACAAATATCTATGAgcataataatattcttttgtaGTTATAAATTACTTCTTAATCATTGaaacttttacattttaaggGAGGCCTTACGGGATCTTCCTCAGGGACTGACAATGAAACGAAACGTGAGAGCAAAACTTTCGGCCTCTGTCAGTTTACGCTCGAAGAGACAACCAATTTCTGTATTCAAGAGATTCAAGTACCGTCTCAGTTTTGTATGGAAACgggtaatttaaatattttgaaactaCTTAATCTTTCCTTATGATTTCCCAAGATAATGCAAAATGCACTCTTCTACATAAACACTTCTTAACCATATCCTATCCGGctcaaatgtatttttctattctATTGTAATTCATAAACCGTAACGTTAAATAGTTTTGGTAATTGTACAATTCTTCTATTgttactattaattttattttcgttgATTTGGTTATGCGCCTCTTGCACTTTAGccttcatatatattttttagttattttccttactagggttgcctggaagagattgcCCTTTGCATACCTATTAATTTGTTACTTGTTTTATaactagtaaataaataaactggtTCTTTGTTCAAGAATTAATCATAGactatattgttattataaaattaactgtCATTTTTATATCACAAATGTTAATTACtagcttaaatataaatgatgaACTTCGTTAGTTTccattgccagttcttcagcccttaaagtattttagaatttaCTCCTATCTTTACAAAAAAGTGATTCATTAATAATAGCATTCTCAGACTCAGAGAATTTGcagttaaattatatacagttTGTTATAACTTGTGTTGTGTGTATTCATATTAGTTTACACTAATAGTATCTGGTACATATGAGTTTTCACTTATGgctattctttttaaatgcTTGCACATTGATGTAATTGGTGAATGGAGGATGTCAAATTATTcagccgcccatagacactaaCATTACCAGAGGGCTTACAAGTTACGGCCTttgatgaataaaataataataacaattagacTCATACCTAGGTAaggagtgttggcctagtagcttctgCGTGAAACTCTCATCccttaggtcgtaggttcgatccctaactgtgcaccaatggaatttctttctatgtgcgcatttaacattcacttaaatggtgaaggaaaacatcgtgaggaaaccggcttgccttagacccaaaaagtcgccggcgtgtgtcaggcacaggagcctgatcaactacttgcctattagaatgacaaatgatcatgaaacagattcagaaatctgaggcccagacctatttttttaaatttagaatacctATTGGTTATTGACATAAATGAATACAATTACAGACTCGTGAACGTTTTCGTGACCTAATCTTCTCAATACAACTGTGGTATGAGCCGATACGCACCATCGAAGGCCATTTGGGTACAGCGGTCGGGTCGTACTTTCATCTTCTGCGCTGGCTTTTCAGCCTGAATCTGCTGTTGAGTGGATTGGTGGTTTGCTTTTTAGTAGTGCCTCAAGTGCTTCATGATCATAGTAACTCTACGGCTACTGATCTTCACTGGTTGGATGTCATCAGTGGTAAGGTGAGAATTAGTTATTGTTGATCAGTAACGTTCctagtattttatacttttaatttaaataatacttccTTAGAAAAATGATTGATGTCTTTGCGGCGTTATTAAGATTTTGATAGATAAAATCAtcgataacatttattacttgaTTAAACGGTTTCCCACATCACATATAAtcacaaatatacaaataaaataacaaaaatcaaaatcattttcatcatataggtaacacaatgtacacttatgaacgtcaaaaaataaaaacatattaaatgcttctaattttacatttactgccagttcttaaattaAGGGCTCAGAAccgaagagaagaactggcaataaatgttccgccactctttctaatagccaagttttttgttttacaaaatgtttgcaaCCATTCCACATGActttataagtaattaatattaataaaattaattaaaaacaaagatttgtcctatatcagcaggaggcatggtgaaattaCACAGTAACACAgaagttaaacaaaatataaaataactattattatgacattgtatgaaaaattattaataagaagCGACCCATCCTACTTTTGCATGGGATACCCGTTACTATACTGTTGCGTTTTTCCGTGCAgttttctttccattttttatATGTGACAGATATGAGACTCaaatgatgttaagtgataacgccgcccatagacactcacttTGCtaaaaggctcgcaagtgcgttgccagtcttttaagaattggtacgctcttttcttgaaggaactaagtctaattggttcggaaatacttcagtgggcagctggtttcacatgctggtggcaaaaactgtcttaaaacgctcagttgtggaacgacggacgttaaggtgatacggatggtattttgtattttgccttgacgtccgatgatgaaactcatcTTTGGATATTAATACTAAAAACCTTCCTCAAAGTTCAAGAAAGAGTTACAAAAACACTCGAATTTGTACATCCGTTTCCGAGTTTTTCGCTTAACATAtattgcgattcatttttatatatatataaagaagataTAATATAGGAAAGTAAAATATACTAAAGTCATACACCAGTGTACGACATTGTAACACGCTCCAATATTTTGGTAAAGTGCTAaccaaattaaaacaaaatctgaagaatgttttaaataaaagaaagtcttCTTCCAGGGTGGACTAGAAGATTCCCTTTTGTTCTACGGCCATTACCACGATGGTGTTATCAACGGCTCTCTTCCCCTCTCTTACAACATGCCCTTCGCGtatttcttcacgatgttctGTATCTACGTGGGGTTCTTTGTGGTGTTCTGTTACAggtcagtattattattattttactgcaATATTTATGATCTGTGTATTAGGTTACCTTTGGATTTACTttgaataactaaataaaataacatcattaactagctgcccccgcgaacttcgtttcacctaaataagtttttttacttagtcTGGTTACTGTATGGTACTAGTACGGTTCCTGGGGCatcggggtgctttaaataataaagtcaaatcatttatttcaattagaccatttaaaatggcacttttgaacgtcaaaaaaaaaaatatataaagaagattctagttgccccttccaaaaggtagtttcgtgtggagaagaatgggcaagaaactccacacttactcttttaaaataggtttacaatattttgttacatttgttaaataattatatgtgaagacaatgtactcttagaataaactactatactaaaaaagttagtatacatgttcctcacatatttacaaatatcgaaaccgtagaatattaacataaaaaagtaataaaaatattaaaaaaacacaacaaaacagtgtgtgagatacaaaaaaataataataataataattacatttgtagcattataaatttaaaaataataataataataacaaaaatatgttacagCAAAAAAAcagcaaccaatttgattttgtccaggctctatgattgtcctatggagcaggaccagcatgtttccaagcattcttatcttgaatataatcatctaatttgtaatatgcttgtttacaaagtgtacttttaataaaacatttaaattttcgttcatttagttttaaaatgtcacaaggtattttattgtaacatttcacaCAGTACcccataaatgaattttgaacttTGGCTAATCTGAAAGATGGTTGagctattttatctttatttctagtactaaaattatgtctttcatttattttactaaaaagatgtagattctttcttacatacataatactttcATAAATGAATTGGCAAGGTACtgtcataatattaatctttttaaatagttccCTGAGAGATTCGCAACGACGTAGATTATAAATGGCTCTGACCGCTCtcttttgcaaaataaaaatggattctATGTCAGCAGCCCGACCCCACAGTAAAATGCCGTAAGACATTATGCTGTGAAAGTAGCTAAAATATACCAAACGTGCAGTTTCTACATTGGTTAAATATCTTATCTTTCTAACCGCATAAACGGCTGAGCTCAGCCGCCCCGCAAGAGATGTGATATGAGGTCCCCATTGTAACTTCTCGTCTAGCGTGATGCCTAGGAAAAccgtttgattaataaattccAGTTTTCCTTCATTCAACATTATGTCACATTCCTTACTTTTAACATTTGGCAacgtaaatctaatacatttagtttttttatcattcagTGCCAAATTGTTTACCGTAAACCAATTTTGGACCCGAAGAATAGAGTTATTCACGTCGTCACGATTTTGTGACCGTCGAtctactttaaaaatcaatgatGTGTCATCTGCAAATAACACCATCTTCGGTTTATTCTGAACTAATTGGGGTAAATCATTTATGTATACTAAAAAGAGGAATGGACCCAATATTGAACCTTGAGGAACGCCCATTGTAATTTCAGACCCTAACGAGTTTATGCCGTTAACCTGAACTTTAACCTGTCTGTTTTTCAAGTAAGATCTTAGTAAGTCCAGAGCTTTGTTCTTAATCCCGTAGTGATTAAGTTTCAGCAGAAGAGTCTCATGGTTTACGCAATCGAACGCCTTCGACAGATCGCAAAAGATTCCAATGGCATCTTGTGATTCCTCCCAGGCGTTAAAAATGTTCTTGATTAGGGAGACACCGGCGTCAGTTGTACAACGCCCTTTGGTGAAACCGTACTGTTGTTCATGAAAGAtggagtttttattaaagtgacATAACATTTGATTGAGCATTAACTTCTCAAACACCTTACTGAGAGCTGGCAGAATTGACACAGGTCTATAATTATTGGGTTCTTTACTATCACCGGATTTGAACAACGGAACTACTTTACTGTGTTTCATGAGATCCGGAAAGACTCCTTGGTCTATGCTGGTGTTAAATATGAAAGCTAAATAAGGCGCAATAGTTTCGATGATAGAACTACAGACTTTTACAGACAATCCCCAAAATCTTctgtagatttaattttaagatctttaaaagcttttataaCAGCCTGGGGGTTTGTATATTGAAATCGAAACTTGGGCAAAAATCGGGCATGCCCTTACATTCTTCGTAAGTAACGCAAAAGAAAGTGCGGATGATGAATTTAAAGCTTCGGTAGTTTTAAAGggaatattgataaaaaagttttcaaattcctGAGCTATTTCTGCATTTGAGTTTATTGGGCCATGTACAGTCTCTAAGTTAAATTCAGTATTACGCTGTTTTTTTTCTACcagtttcattatttattatttgccaGGTAGTTTAGATGATTCGATTAATAgatgattttagttttactctatattaacgATTTGCATACAACgatagaatataagcgaaataatgaagtgttaattgctatgtatgCAACGTAACTGTTTAAAAGAATACGTACTAGTTCGTCTGGCTATattctcggggcgtaactccgacgatttaggaaatcgccacgcttataaaactaagaaagacTGAGTGAgaaaaatgtacagccttggcacGTACACGTTCCTTTTTGGTAGTCTCCATAAAAACTGTGGCTTCAGTGTGAGACTCaaccttgaggtcgtaggtttgaaccCGGCTGGCACCAATAGAGTTTCTGTGTATGTATGCATTTAacttcactcgaacggtgaaggaaaacatcgtgaggaaatcgatTTGCCTTAGAAAGtctacggcgtgtgtcaggcacaggaggctgatcacctaattgcctattacattgatAACGGTCGTGAattagatacagaaatctgaggatcagacctaaaaaggttgtagccccACTGGGTAGTTTTTTAAGTtggtttaaaagaaaataaggaattaaatccattctatattataaaacaataggACGGCGTACTCGTACCGACGCAACTTCATAGAGACTTCGGGCGGACTGTCCAACGTGTTCGCGAATAAAGTGTTCTGTGGCTGGGATTTCGGCATCGTGTCTGCGCATGCCGCTTCGCTTAACGCCGCCAGTCTCGTCAACGAATTtaaggtaaaattaaaataagaaacaCATTTTCATCtcaaaaattaagttaaattaagcGCAGTTTCTTCCAGACAGTATTTGACAGTtacttattgtatttttacggATACATTGATGAGTACAAGGTTACAATATacaaggtatttttttaaaagccctctagcattgagtgctcatgggcggcggtgtcacttaacatcagaggagcctcctgcccgtagCGTAGTGTTCTATAAAAGCAGGTcgaaactttataaaatatagttcagggacttttttatttttgtaaagtaaTACATAAATAGTTTTACTATATCTATTGTTCATTAACTTACGTAAGATTCAGAGTTCTATATACCGCCCTTAGGCTGTAATCACATTGGCGTAGAGTTGTTTTTCAACTTTAACGCGCGACTATGCTCGCGTGAGTGCGCCCTGATCTAATGACTTTTATGTGTACGTGAATAGTGCTCGCTTTACGGTATTCAATTATAGAAGAATACAGAGAAGAAAGAGTAATGGAGCTGTGCTCCTCCAGTCAGCCGTCGACGCGCGCTTACTTATTTCCATAGTACAAATTTGTATCTTCATAATGGAAAAATGAACACTGTTAAATGAAAGAAACAAGAGCAACACGCATAGTATATACGTGAGAAAGATGACACGATGTCGCCTCGCCTCTGCGCTGGAGTGAGTTGAGCGAGAGTCGACTCCTTAGCGCAAGATGAGTTTGCGCAATTAAGCCGTATGGCGCAGTGCCTTGTCAGATGCTGCTCACTCCCAGTAGTCAGTACCCTTATAACGCGTTTTACGTCCCCCATATAACGCGCAGATAtctaaagttatatttctatagtttgaaatttataatgatttgtcaAGTCAAAAACTAATTCAAATTGCGTACTTTGCGCCTTCAATTGTGTTGATATAAAAATTCGTGTTCCTAGTTTTTGAATTGTTCAAAAACCGATTTTACGAGACCACTCGTGCAACGCGATTTCCTATAACGCGGTAGACAGGACCGGGGGGTTTACTGTATTGtgtttttcataaattatatttttccagGAACTCCTAAGTGAAAAATACAAGGTCAAAGTCAAAAGATCGCtatgtatgaaaatattcGAGTATATAGTGAACACAATAGTGTGGGTGACCGTACTGGGGAGCATGGTGGCTCTCCACTACGGTGTGTGGTCTCTCCGGGCGATGAACATGCGGACCGGGAACTGGAATCTTCTGGTCTCCTTGATATTGACCTCTGTGCTGGCGGTGTGTCCGCTGTTGTTTAATTTTCTCGTCAGGTActttcttataattaatttaatttgagttTAATTTGActtgttgtataaaaaaactaaaacttgtatatgtcaccgtaaaattgtaaacaccgttagattgtaatctatctggcgagattgtaaactgtcgaaagattgtgaacctcaacgaactgcttacaaattaacgtattattattcggtagttatatgaaattgttgggaagtaaaattaatctgtaattgaccaaagaagtatgaatgataactaagttagtgtagtacaatctaccgaataataatacgttaaattgtaagcagtacgctgaggttcacaatctttcgacagtttataatctcgcgagatagattacaatctaacggtgtttacaattttacgttaacatatacaacaacaaaaaatatatggtttatatgttttttaaacaatttttgcgTTTGGTCCTATGGTAAAATATGAgacttgtatatattattcagCTATgtagacttaaaaattaacttatgattttgtttaacaattaaattatatttataaaaatgaatttatttataattcaatgCCCTGTTCTAGATTGGAGTTCTACAGACCCCGTACATCATTCTATGTGACTCTGGCCAGGACCTGGTTATTGGACATCACGACGCTGGGATTGATCTTCTACTATTGGGCCAAGTCCAGTACGAAGGTATTAAAAAGTGcattttttttgctttaaatctatagaaaatttacttattctGTGTCATGAGGAGACGGAGGCTGGAGTAACTAACAAAGTACTCTAAAGTTTTCGTGATGTATAAAACGCAACGATTCATTCGCTTGACTGTGATTGGTCGGAACGATTAATCGAGTCGCGTGTCTAATCGACCAATCACAGACAAACGAAACGCGCACTTTCGTATACGAAAtccgtattttttatatttaaaaaaataataatttaacatcgTCTTTtctgacattcataagtgtacttgtttacctaaatgaataaatataatatattttgttctgttattcattgtaattttagtcctagtattatacaataaaaatgttttaggaGTTGAAACACCAGAATTTAATATCGTTATGGTGAATTTTGTATCTAAATTTCAGTGCTGGGAGACGGTACTGGGCCAAGAGGCGTATCGCCTCGTTCTGCTGGATTCGGTGGTCTCCTTGCTGCTTCTGCCTGCGGTCGAGTTCCTTagaattttgatatttaagtatgtttattatatattgtattataaattatcaaGTCTTTCAATTCAAAATGAATTGAGAGATAAAAGAAGAGAAGAAACAAGTTAAAAGTACCTTTAACCTtggtgaatgtcatgaaagtgAATGAAGACAGAGAGGAagagacattgcgtctcttTGCGTATTCTACAAAGTGTACTATTTCTGAAGAGTTGTTTGGGTTGATCTCTTCTACCTCGTTTTATCACCGAGCTGTTTTAACTGAAAATTTCATCAGCATCATCTTGATGGAAGTGTTCCACAGTTCCCTTTCAGACACTATCTTTTGCGAACTGGCGAGCTGATCTCTATCTCTATCTGGGGTCTACCCTGGGACATACGATTGTTTATGTAGTgtatactcctccctcaaaggccgtcaacgcacccactaaaataggtgtccatgggcggcgatgATTTCCTTtccaacataaaattaataaaaaaataaaaaccgtggTTTCGGCCTACCCTTTCGGAAAAAatgcatgaaataaataaatgaaagaaatCTTACAAATGCCTTGTCATTCCAGGTTAAACCCTAAAGGCTCGGGGCCAGAGTTCAATATCGCGTACAATTCGCTGACGCTGATCTACAACCAAGCCCTGCTGTGGCTGGGCTTGCTGTTCTCGCCCTTGTTGGCCGTGGCGGTGACCATCAAGTTCTTCCTCTTGTTCTATATCAAGAGGGTCAGCGTTTTAAGGGCGTGTCGACCGGCTAGGAAGGTGATTGAATCTATTTAAAAGAACTTTAACCAATACTGAATAGTCAAAAGAAGAAGTCGGAAATTTTGTTTCGAATATTAACTTTTCCTAGTTATTTCAGTACAACAAAAGTttagtaattaattgttaaattattaatttttctcaaagatcttaaaaacatttcgattttataaattagttttacaatatttatagtatatttttttacaggtGTGGCGTGCTGCGCAGACGCAAACGGTTCTCTATATGTTCGTCACTCTGTCTCTCTTCACCACTCTTTTCGGAATAGGAGTCCTTTTCTTAGCGTGAGTACGAACTTTATTCTTATTCTACcgataaactttaattaaaaattaaataatatgtgaAACTTTTTATATGACTATTAAAAGACAATTGGGCCTCTACATATACTTATatgttgtattattatataggaaCTATGCTAGAAAAGTCGAGATCGAAATTCGCgtttataagttatttatatttaaatgtgtggTATTCCCGTAAACCATAGATAATAAATCGAGACTTTTAATCTCTTTTTCtctgtaaatattattgattttttacacaacAAAGAATACACAAAACACGGAAATGAACCTAAAGGCTTGGGGTAATGGGCGACCTTTTTATCTCTTCCAGTTCCAGTGAATCCATACAAAGAGTACCATATACATAGTATCTTAATCATAAAGCCATAGAATATTCTTGTAGGAGCACGTCGGACGCGTGCGGTCCGTTCCGTCAGTACGCGCCCGTGATCGCTGTAATCAGCGAAGGGGTGTTGGGGCTGTCCACTCACCAAACGCTCAACGCCATCATCACCTTCATCATCAGACCCGGGGTTATCGGATTCCTCTTTGTTGCGCTTTGgtaagatatatattttatatgaaacttataaatatgttgctgaaataattataggtttattaactataaaatttaaccTAACCAAACACTAAATATACGTGATgacaagtaattaataattaattattagaatttgttatttctaaaaagccttaaaaacaattattttaattaaattcgcAATTAAAACTAGAAAATTTTCTAACAGGCTCTCTAAGTTCGCGTCTTTCTCCACAGACTAACAAACTCTTAATCCTATAGTTAAAGTCAGTTTTGACACATGACAGATAACaatcgaaaaaaaatataattatttctttacataaattgaaatatatatttgatttatttatttatacgttctaaaacaatgtatgcctaaaaaatacaagaaaatattattacaaatttaacacacatacacatcaattagaacataagcaatCAATGAAtcaaaggaaaaattaaacaaacaaccacaaaataaaaactaaaaattaataataaccaaaactaaagataaaaaaataataaattgatttactGTGTGCATGTAATTTGgagttttttacttttacgattaaatatttaagacacCATTTTGCAAGAAATTGCACAATTTGGAAGCTCTTTTTAAGAAACCTTTATTTCTCAACTATCTTTTTTACCAAAGGTTCGAGGAACGGACGAgaggaactggcaataaactctccgccactctttttaattgccaagtgtttggttttacacaacgtttgcaaggagctgcaaccattacaccatgttccacatgacatttttaagtaattaaacataaaaggcttttatgattatataccttattaatataatatcctctattatttaaaacattcccACTGGCTCAGGAAccgtaaattaattgtaatttttcagCGTGTCCGTGTACTTCATGCGTGCGAAGTCAATCGCCCAGCGCTCCATGGTCGACCTCTTGCGGCAGATGCTGGTGCTTCAAGCCAAGGACAAGGATTTCCTCCTGACCGCCATCGCCAAAGTCTCCAATGGGGGTAAGACCGTTTGGATAttttaggtttatttttatttattcacaaaaatcctTACATTATCCTTACAATACTAAacttctaataaatatatataagatatacaatatcgctactgtgaactcTGCAACGTCTTTGTTAATGGGGATCTGATCAACACTTTacactttcttttgcgaactagcgaactgtggaatcccGGTGGGGGCTTACCTGGGAGATACAACCTTCatttgtttaaagaaagagtATACTTCTCCCtcaaagaccggcaacgcacccactaaaagaTGTCCATGGGCTGATATGACTGCCTTTTTTGTTTGCCCCcctatacttaaaaaaaagttatatctGGCCCTTGGTGAACAACCTTGGCCGTCGCCGTCGCACGTATCCCTTCGGTACTATACCGAGTTCTTGAAGAACATCtaacttttattttgatttctcTTCAGAATGGCTCTACAGCCCGAAGCCCGAGGAGAACGCTGACAGTCACACCTGGCGTTACTTCCACGAGGTGCGGAAACCCTCGAATGCGGGTTATCACTTCGACGGGTCCCGGCTGAGCCACGCCTTCGACAGGTCCGATAAACCCGTCAGGCCGAGGTCGGAGAGACCCCAATCGGTCAGGACCGACGGAGACACGGACAGCTCCTTCAGTTGGCAAGGGTCGAGCAATTACCTGAACGATCTGGAGAATAGGAGAATGATTTGACAGGTTTTAACTCATTTTGGAAGGTGGTGCTAGCTTTGATGGGTAGAATGTCTTCGAAAATACCAACGTATTACAATATCAGATTTCTTTGTGCTTCTCACCCTGATCGAGAACTTCTAGAGTTAAATGTAGAATAGCGTttcggctcgaaggaccaaaatgAACGGTTCCCGAGTCAATggaaatattctaaataatcgagcatattattttaattaagtttataatttattcataatgaATTGCTATGTTCTGTAACGCTAAAGAGTGGCTGCGTCTGggtatatatact
The Pieris napi chromosome 17, ilPieNapi1.2, whole genome shotgun sequence DNA segment above includes these coding regions:
- the LOC125057789 gene encoding transmembrane channel-like protein 7 isoform X1, coding for MEDQVEDIELRSATVRRNLTIKNNVARQVAINFMPSRQAPYNTLRLRRVNSENNALLDAVASDTPDAANKQADIIVREMELHTHLMQDDPVSEELRREALRDLPQGLTMKRNVRAKLSASVSLRSKRQPISVFKRFKYRLSFVWKRTRERFRDLIFSIQLWYEPIRTIEGHLGTAVGSYFHLLRWLFSLNLLLSGLVVCFLVVPQVLHDHSNSTATDLHWLDVISGKGGLEDSLLFYGHYHDGVINGSLPLSYNMPFAYFFTMFCIYVGFFVVFCYRTAYSYRRNFIETSGGLSNVFANKVFCGWDFGIVSAHAASLNAASLVNEFKELLSEKYKVKVKRSLCMKIFEYIVNTIVWVTVLGSMVALHYGVWSLRAMNMRTGNWNLLVSLILTSVLAVCPLLFNFLVRLEFYRPRTSFYVTLARTWLLDITTLGLIFYYWAKSSTKCWETVLGQEAYRLVLLDSVVSLLLLPAVEFLRILIFKLNPKGSGPEFNIAYNSLTLIYNQALLWLGLLFSPLLAVAVTIKFFLLFYIKRVSVLRACRPARKVWRAAQTQTVLYMFVTLSLFTTLFGIGVLFLASTSDACGPFRQYAPVIAVISEGVLGLSTHQTLNAIITFIIRPGVIGFLFVALCVSVYFMRAKSIAQRSMVDLLRQMLVLQAKDKDFLLTAIAKVSNGEWLYSPKPEENADSHTWRYFHEVRKPSNAGYHFDGSRLSHAFDRSDKPVRPRSERPQSVRTDGDTDSSFSWQGSSNYLNDLENRRMI
- the LOC125057789 gene encoding transmembrane channel-like protein 5 isoform X2; this encodes MFSPSTSKLNGDTLRLRRVNSENNALLDAVASDTPDAANKQADIIVREMELHTHLMQDDPVSEELRREALRDLPQGLTMKRNVRAKLSASVSLRSKRQPISVFKRFKYRLSFVWKRTRERFRDLIFSIQLWYEPIRTIEGHLGTAVGSYFHLLRWLFSLNLLLSGLVVCFLVVPQVLHDHSNSTATDLHWLDVISGKGGLEDSLLFYGHYHDGVINGSLPLSYNMPFAYFFTMFCIYVGFFVVFCYRTAYSYRRNFIETSGGLSNVFANKVFCGWDFGIVSAHAASLNAASLVNEFKELLSEKYKVKVKRSLCMKIFEYIVNTIVWVTVLGSMVALHYGVWSLRAMNMRTGNWNLLVSLILTSVLAVCPLLFNFLVRLEFYRPRTSFYVTLARTWLLDITTLGLIFYYWAKSSTKCWETVLGQEAYRLVLLDSVVSLLLLPAVEFLRILIFKLNPKGSGPEFNIAYNSLTLIYNQALLWLGLLFSPLLAVAVTIKFFLLFYIKRVSVLRACRPARKVWRAAQTQTVLYMFVTLSLFTTLFGIGVLFLASTSDACGPFRQYAPVIAVISEGVLGLSTHQTLNAIITFIIRPGVIGFLFVALCVSVYFMRAKSIAQRSMVDLLRQMLVLQAKDKDFLLTAIAKVSNGEWLYSPKPEENADSHTWRYFHEVRKPSNAGYHFDGSRLSHAFDRSDKPVRPRSERPQSVRTDGDTDSSFSWQGSSNYLNDLENRRMI